One segment of bacterium DNA contains the following:
- a CDS encoding helix-hairpin-helix domain-containing protein, which translates to MKKRDTVIIGTLILVLVALNLVNYLRRENLKRNMALVVEKVDVQISVNRADSSELEELPGIGPVMAQRIITYRQKHGGFGKITDLKNVKGISDKLLTKMLPYIKL; encoded by the coding sequence ATGAAAAAACGGGATACGGTCATCATCGGGACGCTCATTCTTGTCCTGGTCGCACTCAATCTGGTCAATTACCTGCGCCGCGAGAACCTGAAAAGGAACATGGCGCTCGTCGTCGAGAAAGTCGATGTGCAGATCTCGGTGAACCGCGCGGATTCTTCCGAACTCGAGGAGTTGCCCGGCATCGGACCGGTAATGGCGCAGCGCATTATTACGTACCGGCAAAAACACGGCGGCTTTGGCAAGATCACGGACCTGAAGAACGTCAAGGGCATCAGTGACAAACTGCTGACTAAGATGCTGCCTTACATAAAATTGTAG
- a CDS encoding M28 family peptidase: protein MGEYQLLRMARPGAAGLALLMIAGLAHAETPIEYLKGFCAAGERVPGTAGHRAAKDYIVKNLNNPAIDSFFERGAWFYNVSKSFGGKGRIIGIGAHWDSEKGSPGANDGGSGVALLLSLADTLEKYAPDIGVELVFFDGEDIDEAELVGSLHYAAQCIEAFSFFLVVDMVGDKDLKLYKEGNSYKFFPELVDSLWEIGAETAPNIFSNEVRYYIKDDHMALIRYGIRAVDVIDFDYSYWHTDDDTIDKCSAQSLDTMYKFLLKIVYPLY, encoded by the coding sequence ATGGGCGAATATCAGCTTCTAAGAATGGCACGGCCGGGTGCGGCGGGTTTAGCTTTGTTGATGATCGCGGGCTTGGCCCATGCAGAGACGCCGATTGAATACCTGAAAGGATTTTGCGCTGCCGGCGAACGGGTTCCCGGCACCGCGGGTCACCGCGCGGCTAAAGATTATATCGTTAAAAATTTGAACAACCCGGCGATCGATTCTTTTTTCGAGCGCGGTGCCTGGTTCTATAACGTAAGCAAATCGTTCGGCGGCAAGGGGCGGATCATCGGGATCGGCGCCCACTGGGATTCAGAAAAAGGGAGCCCGGGCGCCAACGACGGCGGTTCAGGCGTAGCCTTGCTTTTATCCCTTGCTGATACCCTGGAAAAATACGCACCGGACATCGGCGTGGAACTTGTCTTTTTTGACGGCGAGGATATCGATGAGGCCGAGCTCGTGGGGTCACTCCATTACGCCGCCCAGTGCATTGAGGCTTTCTCGTTTTTCCTTGTCGTCGACATGGTCGGCGACAAGGACCTGAAGCTCTACAAGGAAGGCAATTCCTATAAATTTTTCCCCGAGCTTGTTGATTCGTTATGGGAGATCGGCGCCGAGACCGCGCCCAACATTTTTTCGAATGAAGTCCGGTATTATATAAAGGATGATCACATGGCGCTCATCAGGTACGGCATTCGCGCGGTCGATGTCATCGACTTTGACTACTCCTACTGGCATACCGATGACGATACCATCGATAAATGCAGCGCCCAGAGTCTTGATACCATGTATAAATTTCTTCTTAAGATCGTTTATCCGCTGTACTAA
- a CDS encoding NAD(P)H-hydrate dehydratase encodes MRLLTTKEMQKIDGWAKKALGIAGAVLMENAGRGCTEVLKEYFRLRGLKVLIVCGQGNNGGDGLVMARHLTNAGSRVEVLLLGKGREFKGEALINYRTAKAASISIREISSVRVARRLCNDFKPDCIVDAIFGTGFRGAPKGIFLDVIELINTCGGFVFSVDIPSGIDGNTGGCEKACVHADATATMCLPKRGNFLYPGRGFAGDLHVVDIGIPYSMIDPGYPRVAGHEDIFKIMPSRLPDGNKGTFGNVLVIAGARGFSGAAAMSALSALKIGAGYVRLAAPEVVIDKLDPKLLEVVKVPLAQTAEGTISSRAFAKLAPLLDKTDVVVVGPGITTHPETADFLFQLLPRVKVPLIIDADAINIIAKKLAVLKTIRTPFTMTPHPGELSRLIKQDTRLINHDRIDVAAKYARRFGAVMVLKGVPTAIASPQSEVYVNPTGNSGLAKAGTGDVLVGMIAGLCAQKVPLFYASVAGVFLHGLCADLLLDTMGKYSIMAGDLIRYLPKAIRYIVNREYEKKQA; translated from the coding sequence GTGAGATTGCTGACAACCAAAGAAATGCAGAAGATCGACGGCTGGGCCAAGAAAGCCCTGGGCATTGCCGGCGCCGTACTAATGGAAAACGCCGGCCGCGGATGCACTGAGGTGCTTAAGGAATATTTTAGATTGAGGGGTTTGAAGGTCCTGATCGTGTGCGGTCAGGGCAACAACGGGGGAGACGGTCTGGTTATGGCGCGGCATCTGACGAACGCAGGCAGCCGCGTGGAAGTGCTGCTGCTTGGCAAGGGAAGGGAATTCAAGGGCGAAGCGCTGATCAATTACCGGACCGCGAAAGCCGCATCCATTTCCATCCGGGAGATATCATCGGTTCGGGTCGCGCGCAGGCTGTGCAACGATTTCAAACCCGATTGCATAGTGGATGCGATCTTCGGCACCGGGTTCAGAGGCGCGCCCAAAGGGATTTTTCTCGACGTCATCGAACTGATTAATACCTGCGGCGGTTTCGTGTTTTCCGTTGATATCCCATCCGGCATCGACGGCAACACGGGCGGCTGTGAAAAGGCGTGCGTGCACGCTGACGCCACCGCCACGATGTGCCTGCCCAAGCGCGGTAACTTTCTGTACCCGGGCCGCGGTTTCGCAGGCGACCTCCACGTTGTCGACATTGGGATCCCATACTCGATGATCGACCCGGGCTATCCCCGGGTCGCCGGGCACGAAGATATTTTCAAGATCATGCCCAGCCGGCTCCCTGACGGTAATAAGGGGACTTTCGGGAACGTGCTGGTCATAGCCGGTGCGCGCGGGTTCTCGGGCGCGGCGGCGATGTCAGCGTTATCCGCGCTGAAGATCGGCGCCGGTTACGTGCGCCTTGCCGCTCCGGAAGTTGTGATCGATAAACTGGATCCGAAGCTCCTCGAGGTCGTAAAGGTTCCCCTTGCCCAGACCGCGGAGGGTACGATCAGCAGCCGGGCATTCGCGAAGCTTGCGCCGCTCCTGGACAAGACCGACGTGGTCGTGGTCGGCCCGGGTATCACGACGCACCCGGAGACCGCAGATTTCTTGTTCCAATTGCTACCCCGTGTTAAGGTCCCTTTAATCATCGATGCCGACGCGATTAATATAATCGCTAAAAAATTAGCGGTCTTGAAGACCATCAGGACGCCGTTTACCATGACACCTCATCCCGGCGAGCTTTCCCGTTTGATCAAGCAGGACACCCGATTGATCAACCATGATCGCATTGATGTTGCCGCGAAATATGCCAGGAGATTCGGGGCGGTCATGGTCTTGAAAGGAGTACCAACCGCGATCGCTTCCCCACAAAGCGAGGTTTATGTCAATCCCACGGGTAATTCCGGGCTGGCAAAAGCCGGTACCGGCGATGTTCTGGTCGGCATGATCGCAGGCCTATGCGCCCAGAAAGTCCCGCTGTTCTACGCTTCGGTCGCGGGTGTTTTCCTGCATGGTCTGTGCGCGGACCTTCTGCTCGACACGATGGGTAAATATTCGATCATGGCCGGCGATCTGATACGGTACCTGCCTAAAGCTATAAGGTATATTGTGAACCGGGAATATGAAAAGAAACAAGCGTGA